Part of the Zerene cesonia ecotype Mississippi chromosome 3, Zerene_cesonia_1.1, whole genome shotgun sequence genome is shown below.
GACACATGCAAGttttgttacaataaattagataaatatttataaaaaaaaaacttcacatatttatattacagaaaCTCAACCATGTGTTTATTATGTCTGTTCAAAGATTCACACACATTTTTTCATGACGTGTGATTTATAGGATTGACTTCACATtcggtttattattttagtattgggatagatttattattaataagagTAAATACAGTAAGGATAAATACGGTTTCGATTTGTAAAATGAATTCTTGTTACGATTTAGTGCCtagttaaaaagaaacaattctTTGTgttaggtaaaataaaaaatacataatgttaaagtatacgttttatttaagCTGCAGCTTAGAATTAACAACATACAGTTTCCTTGAAACTTAATCGTTTCTAAAtgcgtataataatatttacattgacataaaacaaatgattacACTTCGAGTACGCATCAAAACTTCTTTGAAGTTCGGTAAATAGTTGTAGGTTTACCCACACAGTAATGAgtacacattaaataattagcaaTAATTTACACCCTAACTTACCTTAGTCTGTATAAActagtttcttataaaaatttacactaTTATCTcgaaaacattacatacagctaggttataacaaaataattaagtgaTTTTAAACTACGGAAAGTGAATATAAAGATGGTGAAGAAGTCAGTCTTTACCTCACTAAAGTAAATGAGAGTAACTAAACTTGATAGTGCAAAAAGGTATCTAAAGGGTCTGTGGGTCGGTCCGATACACCTGCGGAATTTTTAGTAGTGGTCGTTTTAGGTGCGTCAATTTCTTCGCGTTGCTTCACTCCGTCCTTACCTCGAAACGTCATTTTGTATTTCTCTTTCGATAGCACGGGCAATAGAATGTTCCAAAAGTTTGGGTTATTCCAAAGTATTGTAGTTCGTCTATCCCTTTGCTCCTTTAAGAAGGCGTAAATCGAATTTTCCGTAGCCATGTCGGTAAATACATAAACCGTCTTTTTCGCTTTTAACATTTCGCCgcgtattttctttatatttacgtGACTATAAGCTGACATTAAGTAGTTGGGTGAAAAAATAACGAGTGTTGTCTCTCCCTCTTTTGAACTATTTTTTAGGTGcttgataaaattttctttattgctGTCACTAGCTATAGGTTTCGTGTGAACCCTAAGATTTTTATGCACACGTAAGCCGGGCAGAATctctttaaaaacaaattcttcatcCTTTTCtgagtatttaataataacgcttcgttctttttctttcttttctctAGGATGGGACAAATTGAAAAGCTTGTTTTTTATCATGGAATGCAACtgctttctatattttaaatagaatagcATAAGAATTGTAGATACTGATGCggatatagaaataaaacacacaaatatcGTGAAGCGCATGTTGCAAGCCTCTTTTTTCCAAATTGAACAATGCATAGTACTTTCGTCCTTTACCTGAAATAAAcgctaatttaatatatttttttaatacgctatatattttaactgtcataaaattaaatacaaacctgtattttaaaatgttcctTTAGAAAGTccagaaatttaaaatttttacaataacaatgaAGAGGGTTGTGTCCTATCCACACTTGTTTCATAGGTTTTTTTACAACACTTTTATAGCTGTAGGGTGCGTGATTCTGAAAAAGGGTACACAATATAGTTTTGTCTATATTTTCATACGAAAGTAAagggaaataatataaaaaattaatcaattgatGGCTAATTTATACATACCCATAGACTTTGGATAGAATTGTAACTGATATCCAAATGTTCATGTCCGTTAATCCACCAATCATCGTAAGTGACTTCAAATTTATTGTGACTCAAATTGAGTAGCTTCAAACTATATGTATGTAGAAAtggagatattttatttacagtcCAAGAATTATTATGTAGTTCCTTAGTCTCGAAGTCTAGCTCGTTGTACGCAAAGGATATTGTCATTCTTTGCCTATTGTTACTGAATAAATAAGACGATATTGTCTTCAATTTATTGTGTTccatatttaagtatataaggCTTAACAATGAAGAAAATGTCGATCTGAAATACAAAGAAGTATTGagtaaattgcaataaaaatagacaaattTCAACAAAGTATTACGGTTAACTTACCCGGAAATTTCTTCAATGGAATTATAGGCTAAGTCCAATTTTTCCAATCTCACCAATGAGGAAAATAGCTTCGATTCTAAGTTTCTCAAGTTATTGTGACTTAAATCGAGTTCaagcaaatttatttgatcGTTAAATGTCGATTCTCGTAATGTTCCGATGTCATTGTATGCTAAggatatgtttgttatttgtgATGAATTTCCAAAAACGTCGTAGGGGACTATTTCTATTCCGCAtcgttgtatataaatttgtttcagaTTTTGCAAATTGCCAAATAAACTTCGAGGAAGTTCTTTCATTTTAACATCATTGTTAAGAATTATTACCGTCTCCAAGTTATTGTTTGTCGAGAATAGATTTTGTGGCAGAGACGAAAACTTGTTGGAGAACAACGTGAGCTTTCTCAACTTGCTCAGTGGTTTAAAAATAAGCGTAGGAAGTTCGTTAAGTCCATTAGAACTAAGATCTAATTCTTCAAGCACGTTTACGCCGGAGAAAAAGTCTTTGGAGAACCAAGTAACGTTACTTTGCCATAGTGACAGTTTTCTTAAAAATGCCAAATGGGAAAATAGATTTGAAGACATATTAGTCATTTGGTTGTGACTTATTTCTAATGTTTCTAATCTTTCAAGTGGTTTGAATAGCTGCTCGGAAATGTTGATGCTGTTACATCGTATGTTGAGCcatgttaaattattcacaTCCGTAAACAGATTATCCGGGAGGTGAGTGATCCCACTCACGGACAGTAATAGCTTTGTCAGATCCCGAAGCCCAGAGAAATGTTTTCTGTCGAAATACCCGGAGAGGTTCTTCGcattttgaaatatcaatGACATAGTTTTAGATACTCCAAGTTGTTCCAAAACATCTTTAAAAGACGACGTTGGTAGTGGACAGTCTTTGAAACTgacagatttaaaattattcatttcattggCACATTTTGGTAGCTTACTATAATCTAACGTCGtaacattttcacattttacatttatgtacGTATTCGGTAGGAGGTTTATCTTTACGACGTTACCTGCAACAAAGAAGGGTACATTGACTTTATAACTGGAGATCGTGTGGAGATAGTAGCTAGTCGTGTTCATGCAAGTTTGGCTAAAACAATGGGAGCATTTGGAAACGTGAGCATTTAAGTGCACTCACCGTCGATGTCGCAATTGAGTTCAACAGCGAACGTGCCGCCGCAAACGCAGTTAGGGTGACTTGGGCACATCAGTCTTGTTGCACCAATTACGTGTATTGCCAACGCTAGGGTTAGCACGTGTATCAATTTACAAGCCATCGCTGTCTATTTTACATGTGTCCGTGGTTTCACTTGAATACTGCCGAGGTGTGAATTCTGAAATCGACTACCGAACGTGACTGATGCGTCTCATGactcgtttttattttcatcttcgttttacctgaaacaaaaatatatttctcaatATGAAtctaaacacaaataaaaacggCTTTAGCTGAGAATAGgaaagctatttataaataataattcttcattgcttttattcttattttattgcttatacTGTTTTTCACATGTAAAATACTTGTAGAGCTATCTGGCAAGGAGAGGATTACATACTCTTGACGTACATTTTATTACCAATTACATTCAATTCTGTCGCATATACTAactattcttaaattattcttcAGCTTAGaaacgtaataaatttatgaggcttaaatttcatttacaaagaattaatttcatttacaacAATCTCgacacattttataaaaaaacagtcgcAATACAATACAAGTACAACTCTTGTATATAGCATGCGtatatttctatgtatttaaCTTGTATACAAGAAAAACTTGTTGAATTATGCGAGTTTGCAGTTTGTTTCCATTCATTTggaaacataaaaatgaaagttGAATCGGTTGTTCACAGTAATTACGTACAAAACGGGAAAAATGCATTGTTTTTGCAAATGACGTTGCTCTTTTTACTGACGCGTCCAttgcgtttattttatttcaaactgaTTTTCACGCTACGAGTGAcatcttttattttgaaaacagcatgtttataacaaaaaccaTTACTGTTGTGATTGAAAAAAACGGATAAGTTATTATCGAGATTCGGATGTGGTTTTATTGCCATTGAGGAATTGTAGTTATTTCTGAAACGGGATAAGTTTGTAATCATCAGATATAAGTTTTGTAACCAAACCgcaaattataaaagataccATAAACTTTTTAAGCAACtgcatttatgtaaaaaaaaattgtaaaaaaatgtgatgCCTATTCCTGGCCTGTTTCCACTGTGTTCGCGGAAGAATCCAAAACAACACTTCGCTGAAAGCGGTTTCACAGAATTACTGTGTTCTGTGAAACCGCTTTCAGCGTGCAGTTTAGTAggcactattttattttatttaaaatgtttaatgtaccaacacaaaaaatatacatgaaaaaCTAGACGACTGGTACAAAAGACGCTTTTATCGCCTGTGCCGATAACTGCCAGACAATCTTACCAATACTATTGCAGTAGGAGTCCGTCATGACCTAGGGTCCGAAGGCCTTGGGTATGCACAAAAGTATTCTCcagtttacaatttattaactaatcttataattttaattgaaatacatttacatttatttataatttatttaatttatcacatttaaaacgccatattttaatctttaattgagcataaaataatatttgcaaataatgAAGATGAAGATGCAAAGGTGTTGACTAACCTGATACAGGTGCTTTGCGGCTTGTTACACAGATTATGTAATAGCATAATATCAGTTTACACTCGTTGTTTTAACgagatacataattatattacaactaagtaacaagaaaattattaatttgatttctcTTTGCCGACCGCCAATACAGTTGGCAAACGCCTGTCGGTACAGACGTCACTTATAATTAGTTGTTGTTCGTTTTGTTAAGTCCCCTTAAAACCTGTATAACTTGGaacaaaatacattgaaaatttaattattgcaaaaGTCGTATTTCATGTTTCGGCAACGATCCCGAGCTCTTTGTGCAAAGTTTTAAGCTCCCATTTAAGAGTTACGGTTTcgatatcaatttataataaatgcctaatttgaaaatgtatgGAGAGTTAAACAGTgtctgtaaataataaatgatttgttGCCCAAGagattaatgataattttacttaaataacatATGTGATGTAACCACATCGCTTATTTGTTATCGTTACCATTtggatttagtttttatttatgacgcACAATTGAACCTTCATttgttaatatgtttataaatattatacatagctCTAATGGTCACGTCTGTCTATTTCTTCTTAACGCTTAAACCGCAGATTGGAccaatttgaatgaattttgataaaatgtgGGGAAAACTGCGGACTATATATTTGCCAAGTCTTATATAACATCAAgatcaaatttgtttttctcCAGTATATAACATCTAACGCAAATGTCATCATATGAACCAAACGATATATCAAAATACTGAAAAGCTATTTTCCGCAACATTAACAGCGAAATGACATTTAAACGAGCGGGCAAAAAAGCCAAAATTCATATGAAACCAACGgttttaatgtcataaatattCCACTCATTTGTGGTCAGACAATGGCTATAACATATTAGGTGCGGACAGAGTAGATATAATACGTATAGGGGTAGGCACGTGCGGTTGGCATTCGAGATAAATTACCACCGCATTACGGGcagcttttttattaaacttacttGTCAATTCACACTGTCCACAATTTATTCTTAAGCGTGTCAGCAAAAACTGCCAGGGGATACTTGCCAGTTCATTAATATCATGGTTGATGTTTTTCAGCAGTTTACGTTTGTGCTTTTAGAATTATAAGTTTGGTTTAGTAGGTTCTATAAATATGTTCATATATGTTCAATATAATGCactcacaattttatttttaagatattattatattaaatagtttattcaatatttatttgttaattatatgtcATATAAGGTAGTAACAATCTAACTAGACATATTAATTTCGTTTCGTTTACGTTATGGACACTTATTATTACGTCAtagataaacattttacatatcACTATTAGAAAATCAACGATAGTTATAGGTTAATGTATACCAAGTATGCCCAAGGGTTATATCAGTCAGCAGGTGCAGTAGGAGTAAAGCTCTAAGGCTTACGTCAGACGCACGTATTTCATACCCACTTAATGTGTCTCTGTAGTCTGTACCTACATGCAGACTGGCTTGGAACACTGGTAATGAAAGTCGAGCTTTATGACCCTGTTTTacgatttaattttacttgagGTATGTTGTTCTATGTTAATATTTGCAGAACGCTCTCCACAGTCGATAGCTGGACTTTAAACTTATGACTCTactctaaaatttatttaattcagcAATAAATGACGTCTAGTATGTGTAATAGTATCTTCATAATGAGATTCATTTAACTTTATGTAGATCGATAGAAATACATCTTTAAATCAGTTAATACAATGATATCTATATCGAGGATCAGAATATGAAATGACTGGAAtttctgtttataaataatttttatcaatgcgAAAGTTATTAATGCACATTAATTgtgaaattgattaatttggATTTATATAACTGCTTCTATCCagtcatatataaatatatatatatatatatatatatatatatatatatataataaataaaaaaaacatggatATAACgttaattatgaaaacatgCGTGGTTAGTTacattttactaataaaatgctTCAATGTTATTGCGATAACTAACTGATTGAATAATGATTTAACGTCTTACTAAGTGTTATGAATTGAAATGTTTCAGATAAAAAAGCGGTAATTTTAGCTTATGAAGGGTATATTTTCGTTCTCTTATCTGTTTATTACCCatgataaatgaatgaataataatcaCGGTTTTAACTATTTATCTTAAATTGCATAACGTATTAAAAACGTTATAactataattcataaaatactgAAGCAGTTGTCGCGTGTGCGAATGTCCCAACAATATTACCGcagaataaaaacaacatccGTCCAAGTTGCTGACAAACTTGCATGACGGAGTTGGAATTTCCTCCGTTtttctgtattaaataatactgtgGGGAACCAGGGGAGCTAATCCGTCTCGTCGTGGGCGAGGGTGGCACGCACGATCGAAGTTGCCTATATTGGACTCACTCATCACGCTCATGTAAGGGTTATTTAGTTCTTATGAGCTTCTATCAATTATTGACTCTGTAGTAGTCATTTTCATAGTGTGTAATCGAACATTACACTTACGAACTTTTGATTTACTAGGGATATTAAGGCATAAGGTATATATGTCTGCGTATTAATTTAGTCTTTATGTGAAAGAACTTTAACATttcttgtttaaatttaaaagcgtATAAAATGAAGCAATGAGAACTAATGAATTCactctaataaaatataatttataaattattgtattagaGGCATCCCCGATCCCAAAAGACATTTCATGTTGCGTgagtataaaaaagtatataaatgacaaattcctacattattattataataacatgacTTTCAACGTACTAAGTCGCGAAGCGTTGCCgagtcattttatttaatttcaaaatccaTTATTTTCCATGAAAAAATAAAGCCTTTATAAACGTTCGGATCGCACGTACGCTTTTATGCCCTAaataaccaaataaataacGCGAAATGTTGCTTGCTTTTTGTTGCTGTGTTTATCTAGACGATTTATTCGCGgtgttttgatataaaataactattatttgaacgtaaaatttaaaaataccgtATAAATTTTGACTACATTTCAATTGTACGAATTGTAAAGCTATGTGgccatttaaaaattatccagTGATAATTTAATGACGCTTTTTTAAGACTCATTGATGCgtcatattgttaaataattggCAATTATCGTTTTATTCTAATCTCAGTTGGTGGTGTGtaaaagaaatgttaaatatgactaatagtaataaaacaataaatcagtttcaatttatctattatcctgtaactatttaaatagtatatatttttataatctccctttaaataataaaaaaccataCAAAGGCGAAATTATATATCGTTATTATGTGTTTACGACTTATCTAATAACATCCATTCTTGATAAAACGTCTTACATACTTTACGCATTTTCTCATATTAGCCTACACAAAATCATCACGCATGTAATAATCTTGCATCATCGCAATACTTCGACCTACACAGGTATATTACTAAAGCCGTCTATAAATAACGACACAAAATGAACACCTAAGATGATAATCTCACATTAACCGTAACCGAATCCACACCTCCATAAAATAGAACCGCTGTCGTCATGTTCAGAGCTGAATTAATGCCTCCAGTGTTATGAACGTTTttgttatgcaaataaaatgacCGAATCGATATAATGCTGAGTCGCTATTGGTTAACATTAGACGGTGTTAGGGCGGAATGTAGATTGCGGGTTTGgtattggaaatattttgatgCGCTATTTATTGCTTCCGTcctcatttatttcttataatagtGATCTGAatctattgtatttatatacatttagatgTTGAGATTTAGTGATTTtatctacttattttattttcgtttatatttcttatcgtTATCTGTTAATTGTAGcgtataagtatattattcgctagtatatttaatttaatgtaaatgtgCGTAACTTCTAAATGatcatgaataaatattaatttcagcATGCTAATATTTAAGGAAgtaagcaatttatttatttaatagcgaggaatataataacaaatattaaaaataactgaaaCAGTAGGATTTTGACGTCCTTTAAACAACCGTGTTTAAAGATtcgtatgtaaccgactcctcaagactcaattttgacccactttatttggacagatttaattcaaacaagAAATGAAACAGAAACAAGTAATGTTTCTTAATACTTTGTACACATATCAAGGATTCGtggcaatataataatttaatcgtaTTATCCTAGTTTATTGTCTTATCCTGATTAAGATCGGCTTAAACGATTTCCTAACGTTTAGTCTGTTTTAGAGCAAGTGaattaattctataattaaagtgtgtttaaatagtttattaagctgtacatatttatttataagagtaCAAACTCTATATGCAGAAATGGGTGATTATGAAAtatcaatcatcatcatcatcagcccatataagttcccactgctgggacacaggcctcctatgagggttcaggccataatccacNNNNNNNNNNNNNNNNNNNNNNNNNNNNNNNNNNNNNNNNNNNNNNNNNNNNNNNNNNNNNNNNNNNNNNNNNNNNNNNNNNNNNNNNNNNNNNNNNNNNNNNNNNNNNNNNNNNNNNNNNNNNNNNNNNNNNNNNNNNNNNNNNNNNNNNNNNNNNNNNNNNNNNNNNNNNNNNNNNNNNNNNNNNNNNNNNNNNNNNNNNNNNNNNNNNNNNNNNNNNNNNNNNNNNNNNNNNNNNNNNNNNNNNNNNNNNNNNNNNNNNNNNNNNNNNNNNNNNNNNNNNNNNNNNNNNNNNNNNNNNNNNNNNNNNNNNNNNNNNNNNNNNNNNNNNNNNNNNNNNNNNNNNNNNNNNNNNNNNNNNNNNNNNNNNNNNNNNNNNNNNNNNNNNNNNNNNNNNNNNNNNNNNNNNNNNNNNNNNNNNNNNNNNNNNNNNNNNNNNNNNNNNNNNNNNNNNNNNNNNNNNNNNNNNNNNNNNNNNNNNNNNNNNNNNNNNNNNNNNNNNNNNNNNNNNNNNNNNNNNNNNNNNNNNNNNNNNNNNNNNNNNNNNNNNNNNNNNNNNNNNNNNNNNNNNNNNNNNNNNNNNNNNNNNNNNNNNNNNNNNNNNNNNNNNNNNNNNNNNNNNNNNNNNNNNNNNNNNNNNNNNNNNNNNNNNNNNNNNNNNNNNNNNNNNNNNNNNNNNNNNNNNNNNNNNNNNNNNNNNNNNNNNNNNNNNNNNNNNNNNNNNNNNNNNNNNNNNNNNNNNNNNNNNNNNNNNNNNNNNNNNNNNNNNNNNNNNNNNNNNNNNNNNNNNNNNNNNNNNNNNNNNNNNNNNNNNNNNNNNNNNNNNNNNNNNNNNNNNNNNNNNNNNNNNNNNNNNNNNNNNNNNNNNNNNNNNNNNNNNNNNNNNNNNNNNNNNNNNNNNNNNNNNNNNNNNNNNNNNNNNNNNNNNNNNNNNNNNNNNNNNNNNNNNNNNNNNNNNNNNNNNNNNNNNNNNNNNNNNNNNNNNNNNNNNNNNNNNNNNctgcacgctcgcccggtctcgaaccccgacctatcgattttaaagtccgaggttctcaccactgagccaccactgctctaaatatcaataaattatacatattttaatttacaagcaGCTTGCCCCGGTTTGATTCTGTATTAAAATTCCAGCCTTTGTCACTCCTGAATATAGCAATGCGCTTTCTGCTACAGAAACAATTGTCATGATAAGATCTATATTTCAGTAGATTTATtccctataaatataaagtaaaaagttatctttttataatattaatatggataGGTATCAAGCGTGCATTACTAAGcccgttttaaatataacgttttacatatattgttCCAGTGAATacggtatatatattttttaaacatcagCCTTATATTTTGCCCTCTTTTCTTTAGCTTGCTTCATTGATCTAGCAGTAAGGACAGGAATGTTCAACCGACCGTTCTTTGTTTCTTTGTCCGTGCAGATAAAAAGCATCGCTTTGCTCAGACTGAAGGTTAATCACTTTTCCTTGAAAAAATTATCGGAAAAACTTATGAGAAATATTTCAGTCCTTTCTGTGATCGACGCTAGTATATCTTTAATAagtaacttattattattactaacttTGATTTCAtgacatttcaatattaacgATTTCTACACGGGTCAAGAAaactatgaattaaatatattacatctGTATTCATAAAGTGCATCTGGATGAACCTTAATGCTTAAAAtatctgaaatatattattcatctCAATGTACCATTTAAACTAAGCAAgggtttataaaatttatcaaaagtaTTCAAGTTGAATTAatcaacaattaaatataattaatgatttacaACCACAATTACCAATAAAATAGACGTGAATCCCCTTCAATTATTAActcaatttgtttatattttaacaattcgaAATATGAAAACGAGgttcatcaaaattaaaaaaataattacttggGAATAAACGAGAAATCCCCATGGAAATTGTTAAACgcggatttttttttgcaaaagcGAGGAGTGTTCATTCATTACATTGAAAAAGGAAACGTTTCAatgtaaaaatctttattgtacataGAAACAAAACGTCCATCAAATCAAGAGCAATTCAAAAGCTTGTCCGAGCGCATACCGCATACAAAAAACCGCTTAAATCGTTTCGGTTGCTATTGCTTATTCATATCAActgttaaaatttgtaaaaaataca
Proteins encoded:
- the LOC119837402 gene encoding protein toll-like produces the protein MACKLIHVLTLALAIHVIGATRLMCPSHPNCVCGGTFAVELNCDIDGNVVKINLLPNTYINVKCENVTTLDYSKLPKCANEMNNFKSVSFKDCPLPTSSFKDVLEQLGVSKTMSLIFQNAKNLSGYFDRKHFSGLRDLTKLLLSVSGITHLPDNLFTDVNNLTWLNIRCNSINISEQLFKPLERLETLEISHNQMTNMSSNLFSHLAFLRKLSLWQSNVTWFSKDFFSGVNVLEELDLSSNGLNELPTLIFKPLSKLRKLTLFSNKFSSLPQNLFSTNNNLETVIILNNDVKMKELPRSLFGNLQNLKQIYIQRCGIEIVPYDVFGNSSQITNISLAYNDIGTLRESTFNDQINLLELDLSHNNLRNLESKLFSSLVRLEKLDLAYNSIEEISGSTFSSLLSLIYLNMEHNKLKTISSYLFSNNRQRMTISFAYNELDFETKELHNNSWTVNKISPFLHTYSLKLLNLSHNKFEVTYDDWWINGHEHLDISYNSIQSLWNHAPYSYKSVVKKPMKQVWIGHNPLHCYCKNFKFLDFLKEHFKIQVKDESTMHCSIWKKEACNMRFTIFVCFISISASVSTILMLFYLKYRKQLHSMIKNKLFNLSHPREKKEKERSVIIKYSEKDEEFVFKEILPGLRVHKNLRVHTKPIASDSNKENFIKHLKNSSKEGETTLVIFSPNYLMSAYSHVNIKKIRGEMLKAKKTVYVFTDMATENSIYAFLKEQRDRRTTILWNNPNFWNILLPVLSKEKYKMTFRGKDGVKQREEIDAPKTTTTKNSAGVSDRPTDPLDTFLHYQV